Proteins from one Nakamurella multipartita DSM 44233 genomic window:
- the ppk2 gene encoding polyphosphate kinase 2, which yields MLIRENFREYLDHLLNDGYTVRHDEHGSDPDLIDPGGNPIVTWQEEYPYPERLDREIYEQEKYQLQIELLKFQYWTQDTGGKHVILFEGRDAAGKGGTIKRFMEHLNPRAARVVALNKPTETELGQWYFHRYITHLPTAGEIVLFDRSWYNRAGVERVMGFASEKDYRIFLRQAPLFEEMLIESGFSLTKLWFSVTQAEQRTRFAIRQIDPVRRWKLSPMDIESLDRWDAYTEAKEAMVLATDTDEAPWMSIKSNDKKRARINAMRFFLNQFDYEDKDTSVVYPADPKIVKRARVQIKD from the coding sequence GTGCTGATCCGGGAGAATTTCCGCGAGTACCTCGACCACCTGCTCAACGACGGGTACACCGTTCGCCACGACGAGCACGGCTCCGACCCCGACCTGATCGACCCGGGCGGCAACCCGATCGTCACCTGGCAGGAGGAGTACCCCTACCCGGAGCGGCTGGACCGGGAGATCTACGAGCAGGAGAAGTACCAGCTCCAGATCGAGCTGCTCAAGTTCCAGTACTGGACCCAGGACACCGGCGGCAAGCACGTCATCCTGTTCGAGGGCCGGGACGCGGCCGGCAAGGGTGGCACCATCAAGCGGTTCATGGAGCACCTGAACCCGCGCGCGGCCCGGGTGGTGGCGCTGAACAAGCCCACCGAGACCGAACTGGGCCAGTGGTACTTCCACCGCTACATCACCCACCTGCCCACCGCCGGCGAGATCGTGCTGTTCGACCGGTCCTGGTACAACCGGGCCGGCGTGGAGCGGGTGATGGGCTTCGCCAGCGAGAAGGACTACCGGATCTTCCTGCGGCAGGCCCCGCTGTTCGAGGAGATGCTGATCGAGAGCGGCTTCTCGCTGACCAAGCTGTGGTTCTCGGTCACCCAGGCCGAGCAGCGCACCCGATTCGCGATCCGGCAGATCGACCCGGTCCGGCGCTGGAAGCTCTCCCCGATGGACATCGAGTCGCTGGACCGGTGGGACGCCTACACCGAGGCCAAGGAGGCCATGGTGCTGGCCACCGACACCGACGAGGCGCCCTGGATGTCGATCAAGAGCAACGACAAGAAGCGGGCGCGGATCAACGCGATGCGCTTTTTCCTCAACCAGTTCGACTACGAGGACAAGGACACCTCGGTCGTCTACCCGGCCGATCCGAAGATCGTCAAGCGGGCCCGGGTGCAGATCAAGGACTGA
- the tatA gene encoding Sec-independent protein translocase subunit TatA, with amino-acid sequence MGGLSWWHWLIIGGAFVVLFGAKRLPDAARGVGRSLRILKSEVSAMHEDEAAGEVGPASGAAPAAGTPVAAAPLTVASTPVPAAPEPAAGPVAAPAPR; translated from the coding sequence ATGGGTGGATTGTCCTGGTGGCATTGGTTGATCATCGGCGGCGCGTTCGTCGTGCTGTTCGGGGCCAAGAGGCTGCCCGACGCGGCCCGTGGGGTCGGCCGGTCGCTGCGCATCCTGAAGTCCGAGGTCTCGGCCATGCACGAGGACGAGGCCGCCGGCGAGGTGGGCCCGGCGTCCGGCGCCGCCCCGGCGGCCGGGACCCCGGTCGCCGCGGCCCCGCTCACCGTGGCGTCCACGCCGGTGCCGGCCGCCCCGGAACCCGCCGCCGGCCCGGTCGCCGCGCCGGCGCCCCGCTGA
- a CDS encoding Sec-independent protein translocase family protein: MFGLSWGQIGIILLVAVFVLGPERIPTAIAGALTAVRKLRALVAGAQADTLGQFTSEIAQLRQQLAELQDLAGISELRALHPQRVLASMTTSDPAAAESATGTGRTDRGAASP; this comes from the coding sequence ATGTTCGGGCTGTCGTGGGGTCAGATCGGCATCATCCTGCTCGTCGCGGTCTTCGTGCTCGGTCCCGAACGGATCCCGACCGCGATCGCCGGCGCGTTGACTGCGGTGCGCAAGCTGCGCGCGCTGGTCGCCGGGGCGCAGGCCGACACCCTGGGCCAGTTCACCTCCGAGATCGCCCAACTCCGTCAGCAGCTGGCCGAACTGCAGGATCTGGCCGGGATCTCGGAGCTGCGCGCGCTGCATCCGCAGCGGGTGCTGGCCTCGATGACCACCTCCGATCCGGCGGCGGCGGAGTCGGCCACCGGCACCGGCCGCACCGATCGGGGCGCCGCGTCCCCTTGA
- a CDS encoding M23 family metallopeptidase, with amino-acid sequence MSLLPRRLLLALSAAASVALVAGCTSGTESGSGSSHDEGGSAAATATSLTTSSAAPVVSPAEAELTPVVGTVTTEPAPVMGSDGNVYLAYELSIVNAAGAPVVIKGVRVRDADTGEVVQERSGAALLSTFKATGAGAATTAPTEATLNGGQHGFIWLSPSFDPTQAVPHALVHELELSYANPPNALIAPSSTETIAPTPVRSKPAPVIAPPLQGDNWFDGNGCCDEVTPHRGAANPVDGQFYFAERFGVDWVQLDAQGRLLVGDPTSLSSYPYYGAPITAVADGEIVAVHDGEVTQTPGSSPAVGSLQVTQYGGNYVVQRFTQGGEIYYAFYAHLEPGSMDALQVGQQVATGGAIGKLGNTGNTDSPHLHFHVMDGPDPLASNGLPYRFSSFQLVGRATGDDALLPLFTGGALTLAPGAASGPRTDDLPLYLDLVDFPAPTG; translated from the coding sequence ATGTCCCTCCTGCCGCGACGCCTGCTGCTCGCGCTGTCCGCCGCCGCGTCCGTCGCGCTGGTGGCCGGTTGCACCTCCGGGACCGAATCCGGTTCCGGCTCCAGTCACGACGAGGGCGGCTCGGCCGCCGCCACGGCCACATCGTTGACGACATCTTCGGCGGCGCCGGTGGTCTCGCCGGCGGAGGCCGAGCTGACCCCGGTGGTCGGCACCGTGACCACCGAACCGGCTCCGGTGATGGGCAGCGACGGCAACGTGTACCTGGCCTACGAGCTGTCGATCGTGAACGCCGCCGGGGCCCCCGTGGTGATCAAGGGCGTGCGCGTGCGCGACGCCGACACCGGTGAGGTGGTCCAGGAACGCTCCGGCGCCGCACTGCTGTCGACGTTCAAGGCGACCGGCGCCGGGGCCGCCACGACGGCGCCGACCGAGGCCACCCTCAACGGTGGGCAACACGGGTTCATCTGGCTCTCGCCCTCTTTCGACCCGACCCAGGCGGTGCCGCACGCCCTGGTGCACGAGCTCGAGCTCAGCTACGCCAACCCGCCGAACGCGTTGATCGCCCCCTCGTCCACCGAGACCATCGCGCCGACCCCGGTGCGGTCCAAGCCGGCTCCGGTGATCGCCCCGCCGCTGCAGGGCGACAACTGGTTCGACGGCAACGGATGCTGCGACGAGGTGACCCCGCACCGCGGGGCGGCCAACCCGGTCGACGGGCAGTTCTACTTCGCCGAGCGGTTCGGCGTCGACTGGGTGCAGCTGGACGCGCAGGGCCGGTTGCTCGTCGGCGATCCGACCTCCCTGTCCAGTTACCCGTACTACGGCGCCCCGATCACCGCGGTGGCCGACGGCGAGATCGTGGCCGTGCACGACGGCGAGGTGACGCAGACGCCGGGTTCGTCACCGGCGGTGGGATCGCTGCAGGTGACCCAGTACGGCGGCAACTACGTGGTGCAGCGCTTCACCCAGGGCGGCGAGATCTACTACGCCTTCTACGCGCACCTGGAACCGGGCAGCATGGACGCCTTGCAGGTCGGCCAGCAGGTCGCCACCGGCGGTGCGATCGGCAAGCTGGGCAACACCGGCAACACCGACTCCCCGCACCTGCACTTCCACGTGATGGACGGCCCGGATCCGTTGGCCAGCAACGGGTTGCCGTACCGGTTCAGCTCGTTCCAGCTGGTCGGCCGGGCCACCGGCGACGATGCGCTGCTGCCGCTGTTCACCGGCGGCGCGCTGACCCTGGCGCCCGGCGCGGCGTCCGGGCCGCGCACCGACGATCTGCCGCTGTACCTTGATCTGGTCGACTTCCCGGCCCCGACCGGCTGA
- a CDS encoding universal stress protein: protein MNEIDVQQRSTNRIVVGIDESEGARVAAQWAAREAAQRHAVLHLVSAYPNRLATGVADVVPSIAHQDTLKDLHRQIQTELTTAHPGLRVTGLVAYEQPIPLLLHESAHALMLVVATRGSGRLSHVTMGSVAFGVTARAHVPVVVVRPGTDPVDPRGPVVVGVDGSPISEQALAFAFEAAAVRGTSLLAVHAWDTEQAFDPEGVTIPAGRLTVSDLKQIERVVLAERLAGWRERYPDVPVETTLLTERAADGLERLSKKAQLVVVGSRGRNRVVGGLLGSTSQHLIVHSGSPVAVVRLDDGR, encoded by the coding sequence ATGAACGAGATCGACGTCCAACAACGGTCCACCAACCGCATCGTCGTCGGCATCGACGAGTCCGAGGGCGCCCGGGTCGCCGCCCAGTGGGCGGCCCGCGAGGCGGCCCAGCGGCACGCCGTGCTGCACCTGGTCTCGGCCTACCCGAACCGGCTGGCCACCGGGGTGGCCGATGTCGTGCCGTCCATCGCGCACCAGGACACCCTCAAGGATCTGCACCGGCAGATCCAGACCGAGCTCACCACCGCCCATCCCGGCCTGCGGGTCACCGGGCTGGTCGCCTACGAGCAGCCGATCCCGTTGCTGCTGCACGAGTCCGCGCACGCCCTGATGCTCGTCGTGGCGACCCGCGGATCCGGCCGGCTCAGTCACGTGACCATGGGTTCGGTCGCCTTCGGGGTCACCGCCCGGGCGCACGTCCCGGTGGTCGTCGTCCGTCCCGGCACCGACCCGGTCGATCCGCGGGGACCGGTGGTGGTCGGCGTCGACGGCTCGCCCATCAGCGAGCAGGCCCTGGCCTTCGCGTTCGAGGCGGCGGCCGTCCGCGGCACCTCGCTGCTCGCGGTGCATGCCTGGGACACCGAGCAGGCCTTCGACCCCGAGGGCGTCACCATCCCCGCCGGCCGGCTGACGGTCAGCGACCTGAAGCAGATCGAGCGCGTGGTGCTGGCCGAGCGGCTGGCCGGCTGGCGCGAGCGCTACCCGGATGTACCGGTCGAGACCACCCTGCTCACTGAACGGGCGGCCGACGGGCTGGAGCGGCTGAGCAAGAAGGCGCAGCTGGTGGTCGTGGGCAGCCGGGGACGCAACCGTGTCGTCGGCGGTCTGCTCGGCTCGACCAGCCAGCACCTGATCGTGCATTCCGGCAGCCCGGTGGCGGTGGTCCGCCTGGACGACGGCCGGTGA
- the tatC gene encoding twin-arginine translocase subunit TatC, with translation MSVRAIRLRLPGRRPRPPADGSMALLDHLHELRRRLFLATLALMAGTAVGFAWFARGIPAIGLPSLGDILTGPYCAVPAESRVTFGDGSGCQLLATGPFSAVELQLKSALIAATVLTAPVWLHQLWAFVAPALHARERRYAIVFGVSGGLLFGAGAGLAYLVIREGLTVLLGFGGDATVAALSPESYFSFLIAMLIIFGVSFELPLLLIMLNLAGVLTGERLATARRYAIFGLVVFAGLVVPGNDPITMGALAAALVLLYEVAVQVTRMHDRRLARRGAAQPARPDDEPSRLRPGTPV, from the coding sequence GTGTCCGTTCGCGCCATCCGGCTCCGGTTGCCCGGCCGCCGCCCGCGCCCGCCGGCCGACGGTTCCATGGCCCTGCTGGACCACCTGCACGAATTGCGCCGGCGGCTGTTCCTGGCCACCCTGGCCCTGATGGCCGGCACGGCGGTCGGCTTCGCGTGGTTCGCCCGCGGCATCCCGGCGATCGGGTTGCCCAGCCTGGGGGACATCCTGACCGGCCCCTACTGCGCGGTCCCGGCCGAGAGCCGGGTGACGTTCGGCGACGGCAGCGGCTGCCAGCTGCTGGCCACCGGGCCGTTCTCGGCGGTGGAACTGCAACTGAAATCCGCGCTGATCGCGGCCACCGTGCTCACCGCGCCGGTCTGGCTGCATCAGCTGTGGGCGTTCGTCGCCCCGGCGCTGCACGCCCGGGAGCGCCGCTACGCGATCGTCTTCGGCGTGAGCGGGGGGCTGCTGTTCGGCGCCGGCGCCGGGCTGGCCTACCTGGTCATCCGGGAGGGGCTGACGGTCCTGCTCGGTTTCGGTGGGGACGCCACCGTCGCGGCGCTGTCGCCGGAGAGCTACTTCTCGTTCCTGATCGCCATGCTGATCATCTTCGGGGTGTCCTTCGAGCTGCCACTGCTGTTGATCATGCTCAACCTCGCGGGGGTGCTCACCGGTGAGCGGCTGGCCACCGCCCGGCGGTATGCGATCTTCGGCCTGGTCGTGTTCGCCGGGCTCGTCGTGCCGGGCAACGACCCGATCACCATGGGCGCTCTGGCGGCCGCCCTGGTCCTGCTCTACGAGGTGGCCGTCCAGGTCACCCGGATGCATGACCGCCGTCTGGCCCGCCGCGGCGCCGCCCAACCGGCCCGGCCCGACGACGAACCCAGCCGGCTCCGGCCCGGCACCCCGGTCTGA
- a CDS encoding 4'-phosphopantetheinyl transferase family protein: protein MPGLATLLPAGVAVAHCRGDELPDGDLGLYPSEESIVARAVDKRRREFVVARACARQALRRLGAPAGAIPKGSAGEPQWPPGVVGSITHCAGYTGAAVACRSDMLAIGVDAEPNEPLPDGVLRLTAAAGERAQLDSLAAQDPAVHWGRLLFCAKEALFKAWYPVQQQWLGFADATIRLEPAGTFRARLTAPTPDAGRFADCPGRWSLDGGVLLAALWLPADE, encoded by the coding sequence GTGCCCGGCCTTGCGACGCTCCTGCCGGCCGGGGTGGCCGTGGCCCACTGCCGGGGCGACGAGCTGCCCGACGGCGACCTGGGCCTGTACCCCAGTGAGGAATCGATCGTGGCGCGGGCGGTGGACAAGCGGCGGCGCGAGTTCGTCGTGGCCCGGGCCTGCGCCCGGCAGGCCCTGCGCCGGCTCGGCGCACCGGCCGGTGCGATCCCCAAAGGTTCGGCGGGCGAACCGCAATGGCCGCCGGGCGTGGTCGGCAGCATCACCCACTGCGCCGGCTACACCGGCGCCGCCGTCGCCTGCCGCAGCGACATGCTCGCCATCGGCGTCGACGCCGAACCGAACGAGCCGTTGCCCGATGGCGTGCTGCGGCTGACCGCGGCGGCCGGTGAGCGGGCCCAGCTGGACTCGCTGGCCGCGCAGGACCCGGCGGTGCACTGGGGGCGGCTGCTGTTCTGCGCCAAGGAAGCCCTGTTCAAGGCCTGGTACCCGGTGCAGCAGCAGTGGCTCGGATTCGCCGACGCCACGATCCGGCTGGAGCCGGCCGGGACGTTCCGGGCCCGGCTCACGGCGCCGACCCCCGACGCCGGCCGCTTCGCCGACTGCCCGGGGCGCTGGAGCCTGGACGGTGGGGTGCTGCTGGCCGCGCTCTGGCTACCGGCCGACGAGTGA
- a CDS encoding 6-phospho-beta-glucosidase: MSGFPEGFLWGGAVAAHQFEGGWDAGGKGPNVVDVLTAGAHGVPRRLTDSVEPGTFYPNHEAIDFYHRFRSDIALFAELGLRCFRTSISWARIFPRGDETEPNEEGLAFYDAVFDELIAHGIAPVITLSHFELPLHLAREYGGFRNRALVELFARFAEVCFRRYRHKVRYWMTFNEINNQMDTDNWLFLWTNSGVLVGPEENAREVMFQTAHHELLASARAVAIGHAIDPDLQIGAMVSHVPIYPFSCDPQDVMAAQIAMRQRFFFPDVQVRGAYPAYALKEFEREGYRIAMDPQDAQILAAGTVDYLGFSYYMSTVVKADAVNENTGESVDFTLPNGVPNPYLTASDWGWQIDPVGLRYTLNTLSERYQLPLFIVENGFGAVDVVADDGTIDDAERIDYLRAHIEAMRDAIDQDGVDLIGYTPWGIIDLVSFTTGEMRKRYGMIHVDRDNEGHGTLARTRKRSFGWYRDVIAANGAAL, translated from the coding sequence GTGAGCGGATTTCCCGAGGGGTTCCTGTGGGGCGGCGCGGTGGCGGCGCACCAGTTCGAGGGCGGCTGGGACGCCGGCGGCAAGGGACCGAACGTCGTCGACGTGCTGACCGCCGGCGCGCACGGCGTGCCCCGCCGGCTGACCGACTCCGTCGAGCCGGGCACGTTCTACCCCAACCACGAGGCGATCGACTTCTACCACCGGTTCCGTTCGGACATCGCGCTGTTCGCCGAGCTCGGACTGCGCTGCTTTCGCACGTCCATCTCCTGGGCCCGGATCTTCCCCCGCGGGGACGAGACCGAGCCCAACGAGGAGGGTCTGGCCTTCTACGACGCCGTGTTCGACGAGCTGATCGCGCACGGCATCGCCCCGGTCATCACCCTGTCGCACTTCGAGTTGCCGCTGCACCTGGCCCGCGAGTACGGGGGCTTTCGCAACCGCGCCCTGGTCGAGCTGTTCGCCCGGTTCGCCGAGGTGTGCTTTCGCCGGTACCGGCACAAGGTCCGGTACTGGATGACCTTCAACGAGATCAACAACCAGATGGACACCGACAACTGGCTGTTCCTGTGGACCAACTCCGGAGTGCTGGTCGGACCGGAGGAGAACGCCCGCGAGGTGATGTTCCAGACCGCCCACCACGAGCTGCTGGCCAGCGCCAGGGCGGTCGCCATCGGGCATGCGATCGACCCCGACCTGCAGATCGGGGCGATGGTCTCGCACGTGCCGATCTACCCGTTCTCCTGCGACCCGCAGGACGTGATGGCCGCCCAGATCGCGATGCGGCAGCGGTTCTTCTTCCCCGACGTGCAGGTGCGCGGCGCCTACCCGGCCTACGCGCTCAAGGAGTTCGAGCGCGAGGGCTACCGGATCGCGATGGATCCGCAGGACGCGCAGATCCTGGCCGCCGGCACGGTCGACTACCTGGGCTTCAGCTACTACATGTCCACCGTGGTCAAGGCTGACGCGGTGAACGAGAACACCGGCGAGTCGGTCGATTTCACCCTGCCCAACGGGGTGCCCAACCCGTACCTGACGGCCAGCGACTGGGGCTGGCAGATCGACCCGGTCGGCCTGCGGTACACGCTGAACACCCTGTCCGAGCGCTACCAGCTACCGTTGTTCATCGTCGAGAACGGTTTCGGCGCGGTCGATGTGGTCGCCGACGACGGCACCATCGACGACGCCGAGCGGATCGACTACCTGCGCGCGCACATCGAGGCGATGCGGGACGCGATCGACCAGGACGGCGTCGACCTGATCGGCTACACCCCCTGGGGCATCATCGATCTCGTCTCGTTCACGACGGGGGAGATGCGCAAGCGGTACGGGATGATCCACGTCGACCGGGACAACGAGGGCCACGGCACGCTGGCCCGGACCCGCAAGCGGTCCTTCGGCTGGTACCGGGACGTCATCGCCGCCAACGGCGCCGCGCTCTAG
- the mftG gene encoding mycofactocin dehydrogenase MftG, with protein sequence MHTFDLIVVGAGAGGAVVAARASEDPDRRVLLLEAGDCPGSPAEFPPELLDAAVVPGAQPAAGRHWRYPVRLAGDGVGDIFRGRFLGGSTATNGGYFMRARQEDFAAWAAAGNPAWAYERVLPFLRGLERDLDYGATDLHGGSGPVPVQRPALTGPLAAAFAQAAAELGFPAEPDKNAQNAPGFGPVPRNVEHGRRWNTGLAYVLPAIGRPNLTVRGGATVGRLRVRGGRAVGVELHAGGATEVIDAGGVVVCAGALNTPALLLRSGIGPAAPLRALGIEVLVDLPAVGRRFSDHPQVVLNWVPRDYRGRGADSWISGVLNARSAGGPAAGDLQVLPAHVPMSVLTGGVAGPAPALPVLISAMGAQPTGRLQLVDADPDVPPDLRYGYLSTATGRARLREGVRLALELVSTKAFADLTAGAPDLDRRTAADDDALDGWIRGRLGTSLHTCGTAPMGSPDDPDTAVDQTGRVHGIAGLRLADTSILPAAPLRGPANTAVLIGEIVAHALRSGG encoded by the coding sequence GTGCACACGTTCGACCTGATCGTCGTCGGCGCCGGGGCCGGTGGTGCGGTCGTCGCCGCCCGGGCCAGCGAGGACCCGGACCGCCGGGTGCTGCTGTTGGAGGCCGGGGACTGCCCGGGCTCCCCGGCCGAGTTCCCGCCCGAACTGCTGGACGCCGCCGTGGTGCCGGGGGCCCAGCCGGCGGCCGGACGGCACTGGCGGTACCCGGTGCGGCTGGCCGGCGACGGGGTCGGCGACATCTTCCGGGGCCGGTTCCTGGGCGGCAGTACCGCGACCAACGGCGGTTACTTCATGCGGGCGCGGCAGGAGGACTTCGCGGCCTGGGCGGCGGCCGGCAACCCCGCCTGGGCCTACGAGCGGGTACTACCGTTCCTGCGGGGACTGGAACGGGACCTGGACTACGGCGCGACCGACCTGCACGGCGGGTCCGGGCCGGTGCCGGTGCAGCGTCCGGCCCTGACCGGGCCTCTCGCGGCCGCCTTCGCCCAGGCCGCCGCCGAGCTCGGCTTCCCGGCCGAACCGGACAAGAACGCCCAGAACGCACCGGGTTTCGGCCCCGTCCCGCGGAACGTGGAGCACGGCCGGCGGTGGAACACCGGCCTGGCCTACGTGCTGCCGGCGATCGGCCGGCCGAATCTGACGGTGCGCGGCGGGGCCACGGTGGGCCGGCTCCGGGTGCGCGGCGGCCGGGCGGTCGGCGTGGAGCTGCACGCCGGCGGGGCCACCGAGGTGATCGACGCGGGCGGCGTCGTGGTCTGCGCCGGCGCCCTGAACACCCCGGCGCTGCTGCTGCGGTCCGGGATCGGTCCGGCCGCCCCGCTGCGCGCGCTGGGCATCGAGGTGCTGGTGGACCTGCCGGCCGTCGGCCGGCGGTTCAGCGACCACCCGCAGGTCGTCCTGAACTGGGTGCCCCGCGACTACCGGGGTCGCGGCGCGGACAGCTGGATCAGCGGCGTCCTGAACGCCCGGTCGGCCGGCGGTCCGGCCGCGGGCGACCTGCAGGTGCTGCCCGCACACGTGCCGATGAGCGTGCTGACCGGGGGCGTCGCCGGGCCGGCCCCGGCGCTGCCGGTGCTGATCTCGGCGATGGGCGCGCAGCCGACCGGGCGGCTGCAGCTGGTGGATGCCGACCCCGACGTCCCGCCGGACCTGCGCTACGGCTACCTGTCCACGGCCACCGGCCGGGCCCGGCTGCGCGAAGGCGTCCGGCTGGCCCTGGAGCTGGTCAGCACCAAGGCCTTCGCCGATCTGACCGCCGGCGCACCCGATCTGGACCGGCGGACGGCCGCCGACGACGACGCCCTGGACGGCTGGATCCGCGGCCGGCTGGGCACCTCGCTGCACACCTGCGGCACCGCCCCGATGGGCTCGCCCGACGACCCGGACACGGCGGTGGACCAGACCGGCCGGGTGCACGGCATCGCCGGGTTGCGCCTCGCCGACACCTCGATCCTGCCGGCCGCCCCGCTGCGCGGACCGGCCAACACCGCGGTGCTGATCGGTGAGATCGTCGCGCACGCCCTGCGCTCGGGCGGCTGA
- a CDS encoding IS1182-like element ISNml3 family transposase, which yields MQGRSRDQRELLDAESVVGGLLKPGSVFAFLAAHRREVFPDGMFADLFPSGRGRPSVPADVMASVIVLQSLHGLSDADTVDSVTFDLRWKAACGLPVTAAAFHATTLTYWRRRLAASQSPNRIFDAVRQVVDQTGVLAGKSRRALDSTILDDAVATQDTVTQLIAAIRRVRREVPGAAEVVGEHCSAHDYDDPGKPAIAWNDQQAREALVDALVTDAHRVLGHLPDQELGPKAADAVALLALVAGQDVEPVEGSDGTDGRWRIAQRVAPDRVISTVDPEARHAHKTVHRRQDGFKAHIAVEPDTGLVTACAVTMASGRGNSDAEVGPTLLAQETEKLHVLADSAYGSGSARAELDHAGHIALIKPFPLRSAVPGGFTLDDFTVDPEARTATCPNGVTRSITAQWSVTFGAACRGCPLRAQCTTSDAGRSLKLTEYESLLRAARRQAETEDFQQVYRRHRPMVERSISWLVRGNRKVRYRGVAKNDHWWHHRAAAINLRRMLTLGLTRVSGTWTIAPA from the coding sequence GTGCAGGGTCGGTCGCGGGATCAGCGTGAGTTGTTGGATGCCGAGTCGGTAGTCGGTGGGCTGCTCAAGCCGGGCAGCGTGTTCGCGTTTCTGGCCGCGCACCGGCGGGAGGTGTTCCCGGACGGCATGTTCGCGGATCTGTTTCCGTCGGGTCGGGGCCGCCCGTCAGTGCCGGCCGACGTGATGGCCTCGGTGATCGTGTTGCAGTCGTTGCACGGCCTGTCCGACGCGGACACGGTGGACTCGGTGACGTTCGATCTGCGGTGGAAGGCAGCGTGCGGGTTACCGGTGACCGCTGCGGCGTTCCATGCCACGACATTGACGTACTGGCGGCGTCGGCTGGCCGCTTCGCAGTCGCCGAACCGGATCTTCGACGCGGTCCGCCAGGTCGTGGACCAGACCGGGGTGCTGGCTGGAAAGAGCAGGCGAGCGTTGGATTCCACGATCCTGGACGACGCGGTCGCCACCCAGGACACGGTCACCCAGTTGATCGCGGCGATCCGCCGGGTCCGCCGCGAGGTACCCGGCGCCGCCGAGGTCGTCGGCGAGCACTGCTCGGCTCACGACTATGACGACCCGGGCAAACCGGCGATCGCCTGGAACGATCAGCAGGCCCGCGAGGCCCTTGTCGATGCGCTGGTCACCGACGCGCATCGGGTGCTGGGACACCTGCCCGACCAGGAGCTCGGACCGAAGGCGGCGGACGCGGTCGCCCTCTTGGCGTTGGTCGCCGGGCAGGACGTGGAACCGGTCGAGGGCTCGGACGGCACCGACGGACGGTGGCGGATCGCGCAGCGGGTCGCCCCGGACCGGGTGATCTCCACCGTGGACCCGGAGGCGCGGCACGCCCACAAGACCGTCCACCGGCGGCAGGACGGGTTCAAGGCACACATCGCGGTCGAACCCGACACCGGTCTGGTCACCGCCTGCGCGGTGACCATGGCCAGCGGACGCGGCAACAGCGACGCCGAGGTTGGACCCACCTTGCTGGCACAGGAGACCGAAAAGCTGCACGTGCTGGCCGATTCGGCGTACGGATCGGGATCCGCGCGGGCCGAACTGGACCATGCCGGGCACATCGCGTTGATCAAGCCGTTCCCGCTGCGGTCGGCCGTGCCGGGCGGGTTCACCCTGGACGACTTCACCGTCGACCCCGAGGCCAGGACGGCCACCTGCCCGAACGGGGTGACCCGGTCGATCACCGCGCAATGGTCCGTCACCTTCGGAGCGGCTTGCCGCGGCTGCCCGCTCCGGGCCCAATGCACGACCAGCGACGCCGGTCGATCGCTGAAGCTGACCGAGTACGAAAGCCTGCTCAGGGCGGCCCGTCGACAAGCGGAAACCGAGGACTTCCAACAGGTCTACCGACGGCACCGGCCGATGGTCGAACGATCGATCTCCTGGCTGGTCCGCGGCAACCGCAAAGTCCGCTACCGCGGCGTCGCCAAGAACGACCACTGGTGGCACCACCGCGCCGCTGCGATCAACCTCAGGCGAATGCTCACCCTCGGGCTGACGCGGGTGAGCGGGACGTGGACCATTGCACCGGCCTGA
- a CDS encoding helix-turn-helix transcriptional regulator, with product MKNSLRSLREAKGWTQGALADRLEVSRQTVNALETGKYDPSLPLAFRIARLFDRAIEEVFDPDG from the coding sequence GTGAAGAACTCCCTGCGGTCGTTGCGGGAGGCAAAGGGCTGGACGCAGGGCGCACTGGCCGATCGGCTGGAGGTCTCCCGGCAGACCGTCAACGCGCTGGAGACCGGCAAGTACGACCCCAGCTTGCCGTTGGCCTTCCGGATCGCCCGGCTGTTCGACCGGGCGATCGAGGAGGTCTTCGATCCCGACGGCTGA